TCCTATTCTGTATCCGAGTTTGAATCCCCATTCCGcatagtttaaattatattatagagtatcgtttgtataaaaaataaaaaataaaaaggcagTCAAGTTCTAATCAACTTGCTagtatttataaaattagaaagTTTCTGACACCATGAGAAACTACTGTCTAAACGATGTATAATGACGTCACTTTGGCTTAATGCTATCATTAGAAAGTTTTGAGAGAGTTGTAAACAACAGTTTCCTGTACACAACCCCAGATGTTACAGCAATCAAGAAAAACATAGCTGTTTTGGGTGCATGGATGCTAATCACCTCCATTCTTTTTAACTcgaattttcttaattttcataAAGAATGGAAGGATGGTTTCCTGAACTTCCGGCGGAAGGGCCTACATGCCTCAATGCTGAGATCAACAGCAGCTGCAAGAGCCATGAAGATGGCCGCGTCCTCCACGCACGTAACATGCCTCATGGCTAGTTGTACCAATGGCTTGCTGCTCTTTCCTTCCCCTTGCACTCTACAGCTCATGACAAAACCACCTACTACTGGACCTAAACCTGCAAAGTCTCCACTGCTTTGTGGGCTTGGTATTGGACTGGCGGCCGCCGCCTCTGCTGCTGCTCGCATCTGTTTGTCTGTGTCTATGAAAAACTCCCCACCCTTTTCAGCATTGATGCGGATTTCAGACTGGAGGAGCTCCACTGCCTCCTGGCATTCAGAAAGAAGGCGAAATCGGCAGCAAACGGAGTCTCTAATGCCACGCTCACGCCATGCCTCAAGCTTTCCCCATGGCTGCCAACTGTCAGGCCTGCAAGGATCAGGACTAACAATCATCCAAGCTCCTGGGTTGGACCTTGCAACCCAATCACAACCTGTTGATGGAACAAATGGAGTTGTTATAAAGGCTGCTGCAACAGCCGAGCCAGAGAGATCATGTATGGTCACCTTCcatccctttctctctcttctctctgatTCGAGATCAGGATCGTTAGCAGAACCTGACCAGTAAGTGCTCAGTGGATCCGCATGGGGAACCCTGTCAATTCATTAAACTATCAAAATCTTCATCAACACAAGGTGAAAtgtaaaagagaaaacaaactTGTCCATAGCAGGAGAGAATGAATACACGGTTTTTGCATCGTACGCTATATACTGTATCCAACATATCTTGAATATTCGTTGATAAATTGAAATGTTTTGATTATTACTAAATTTATTATGCAGTTACATATACGCCTGGTTGATTCCTGACAAGGCAAAtgttaaaattcaaatagaaaagaaaatggctATTAAACATCTAACAGGGAAACAAGACCAACAGGGGACACGGAAAATGACTTTAGGCCAAGCACAGTGAAtgttcaaaaaagaaaacaaccatGACAATAATGTGACAATCTAATCAACCAAATGCTGATTCGCACCCGAAGTTGTTGTACCTAACaatggaaatttaaaatgatgaTTGCCTCTTGAAACTAATCCAGTCAAAACTGTACAACTTGGGAAGCCTTATTCATCCAACAAGAATCTAGAACAAGAATAAATGTTTGacgaaaaataaattgttctTTGCAATCATTGTTATACTTGTCcttttgctttgcttcttttaatattctttttttttttttttttcttcttctcaggGATGCAATCCATACATAGTTTTCATGCACCAATTTGAATGTCCAAAAGAAGATGAGACTAGACAGCAGCCTTTTCAAAAGCTTTAAACATTTAATGTAAGTTAGAGAGATAACATAAATCACATCACCTGTCTCGGATGAACTTGCAACTGAAAATAGGCTGCTTAATGGAGCCTTGAAGCTGCACAACCTGAGGACTCAGTTTTGTGACATCGTCAAACTGGAATACATATCTTGGATCAGGATCTAATCTCACTCTCAAATGAAGCTCGGCACTCAATTTCCCACCCTCCTGCTTGTTTTTTCCGATACCTATCCACCCACTAAAGAGAACCACTGGCTTTCCTTCCCCCCATTCAGGACCAACCTCCAGCTTATATGTCCCAATTTGCTGCCTTTTGACCCCTACACCACAGTGGGACCCCTTCTTCCCTGTGAAAAGAGCAATCTCCAGAAAGGCATGAGGACTGTAGAAACACCCAGGTTCCAGCAACGCTTTAATATCTGATTCTTCAAGGTAAAAACTTGAGGCAATGGTATGAGAATCAAGTGTAGCTTCAGAAGAGGATACTAAGGGGACTGACGCTGTCTGCATAGGGAATCCTCGAAGGCGAATTTCACACGAAT
The Prunus dulcis chromosome 2, ALMONDv2, whole genome shotgun sequence DNA segment above includes these coding regions:
- the LOC117618913 gene encoding uncharacterized protein LOC117618913, with amino-acid sequence MDPQAFIRLSISSLGLRIPGTALKSEKSGIHAFSSPYSCEIRLRGFPMQTASVPLVSSSEATLDSHTIASSFYLEESDIKALLEPGCFYSPHAFLEIALFTGKKGSHCGVGVKRQQIGTYKLEVGPEWGEGKPVVLFSGWIGIGKNKQEGGKLSAELHLRVRLDPDPRYVFQFDDVTKLSPQVVQLQGSIKQPIFSCKFIRDRVPHADPLSTYWSGSANDPDLESERRERKGWKVTIHDLSGSAVAAAFITTPFVPSTGCDWVARSNPGAWMIVSPDPCRPDSWQPWGKLEAWRERGIRDSVCCRFRLLSECQEAVELLQSEIRINAEKGGEFFIDTDKQMRAAAEAAAASPIPSPQSSGDFAGLGPVVGGFVMSCRVQGEGKSSKPLVQLAMRHVTCVEDAAIFMALAAAVDLSIEACRPFRRKFRKPSFHSL